AAGTCCAGTCGGTGGTCGGCAGGGACGGACGGGGGTAGCGAGCAGGATGGAGGTGGAGTACGGGTACCAAATTGAGCCGGCGAGGAGCTGCCCGGATCCAAGCTGATGGGCACTTTAATGGATTGATAGCACGACAATAGTAATTTATACTTCCTCTCTTCCTACAACCCTCGAGACTCATTGTCTTCAATGAGTACCTTGTGTCTTAAAGTTCTATGAACAGAAGTCGCCCCAGATATCAGGTAGCCCATTATAATACAACCTATCCTTGCCTTTCATCGCTCGAGGCGTTTCTCTTCCCGCAGGTTGCAGCCATTCCCGTCTAGGCTGGGAGCTTACTTATGTACCTTACCTAGGCCCATGACACCTGACTGGCATCCATTGCTTCATTGAGGTGAACTCCCACTACTGTCTAGCCactcttatcttatcagcgCCCTAAAAAGTTGTTAGTGATGAGGGGCCTGGAAAATGTTTTGGCTCGACATCACTGGTGAAACTTTGTCAACTTataccttttttttttgcgCCAGCAACCTAAGTGACCTTCTCAGTCTTCTTACATTCGTTCTAACATAAAATCTTCCAAACTGACGCCCATCTAATATTCAACAATGGGTAAGAAGCGAGCGCGCGAAGAGGGCAAGGATGTCCCGCCGGCTGATGTCGACAAGATGGACGAGGACGGTTCTGATGACGAGGTAGGCAAAATGCTTTCAAAGTTGTATGCACATCCTACTGATTGCATCAAAGGACTTCGATATGGTTGACGTTGATTTTGAGTGGTTCAACTTTGACCCCGAGGTTGACTTCCATGGCACCAAGACCCTCTTGCGACAACTATTCGATGTTGATGCGAATCTCTTCAACATGTCTGCCCTCGCCGATCTCGTTCTCTCACAACCCACCATTGGTTCCACCATCAAGGTTGACGGAAAGGCCACTGATGCCTACGCTATGCTCACTATTCTCAACACGGTTGTCCACCAGGAAAAGGAGCCCATGAACGATATCATCAAATACCTGATCGAGAAGGCGCAGAGTAGCTCGCCACTGGCACCCATTGCCAACGTTCTCAGTAGTGGAAAGCACGTGGGACTTGTGTTCTCCGAACGCCTCATTAACATGCCTTCCGAGCTGGCCCCACCACTCTATTCAATGCTTATCgacgaggttgaggctgctgTGGAGGACAAGGAACCCTACGATTTCACTCACTACTTGATATTGTCCAAGACATACCAGGAACTCGAGTCTAAGTTGGATGTCGAGAATCAGAAGCGCAAAAAGGCAAAGGAGGAGGCCGGCATTTATTATTTCCACATGGAGGACGAGGTGCTACAAAAACACGCGGTGGCGCACGGCAACTTCAATTACACAAAAGAGGACGAGTCGGCGGCAGACAGTAAACGGGCATTCCAAGAAATGGGCGTCAAGGCGCATGGGCACATGATTCTTATCGAGGCGAACAAGTTCCCAGGGGCGGTCAAAGCTGTTAATGAATATCTCAGTGCGGCGCAATAGATGAGATGAAGCTCAGGCACTTGGTTCTAGCCTTTGCATCAAGTATTCCACCTCGACTTCCTTGGTCAATGGGATAACAAAGTCCTTGTACATTGAAACAACAGCGTCGACATCGATTTTCGCCGCTCCCTCGGTTCCGTCGGGGATGGAGGGATCCTTGCCGTATGTCAGAGCCTTGAGTCGTAGTCGCTCAAggaccttcttctccactGCTGCATTAGTGATGGATTCAGCGATACCCTCCCGATCTTCAGCCATGATAAGCCGAATGTACTTTTCCTCGTCCGATCGGAACTTGGACTCTGCGACAAACTTGCCGAAGTGAATGCGTCGTGATAGAGCTTGTAGACAAGCAATATCGCAAGTTGCGGTTGAGCCGTAGTTTTCTTGAGACTCACCCCGCTCCTCGCGTCCGAAATCGGGGCACACTGCGGGGAGAAACTTTTCGGTATAGAatttcttgatcttgtcgttCACATTGACGTTGTTCTCATGCAAGATCTTGGGGTAGTTGAGAGGCTTCAGTATTGGGTTTTGCAATGCATCGGGGAAGAAAGGATATTCGTCAGGCGACTCGAAGCGTCGGATAAGGGATTGTAGCTTCTCCTGTTCGCGAAAATACCAGTCGAGGAAGCTCAGGTTCGCTTCAGGTAATTCCACAGCTCCAGGAACGTAGATCGTCTAGAATGATGACATGGTTAATTATCGTTGTTATGCAATCTGGGATCTTTCGGCTGGACCGGGGTTTGCATGAGGCGTTCTAATCCCACTTACACCATTCAATGCGAATTGCACTCTCTCGATCAGATGGAAGGTGATTGTGTCCTCAAGACGACTACCAATGTCAGTCCGGGTGCTCAATGGCAAAATAGGTGCTATGGGAAGCCGGGAGCAGCTCATACATAAGTTGGAATCGGATTCGGGCCAGATCCAGTGCGTGTGCGGCATCGGCCATGTTGATAACGGTATCCATACTGGTTCTgattaaaaaaaagaaaggaattGAACGCCGAGAAGATGCGCTTCTGAGGTGTATGTATTGACCTGAACAATCCAAAGATTGGATCCAGATCTGATAAAAGACAGAAATTGGGTTCGATTTAAATCAGTGTAATGAGTCGTACAAAGTCAATATTGAAGTACCGAAGGGTTAATCACCACCTATACCTAGGTTAGTTGGTAGCAGAAAGCGGGCACGGAAAGGCTGGAGCACTGTACTAAAAGATTGCAAGCCATGAGATGGTCGGCATGAGTCCAAAGGGAGGAGGGCATGGGCGGAACTAGAGCCGGTAtttcccttcccttcctcCCACTTCCTGCGGCACGATAAAATTGAGCATGGAGGGGTAAGCTCGGCCTTGAACGTCACCGGGAGAGCATTAAAACACCTTACAGGGCACAGCTTCACCTGTGCGCCACTATCCTCGCAGCCCCCAGCGATCATTCCAGCAGTTCCAGCGCTGTGGCAGAAGGTGTCGCATGAGCCAATTACAGAGGGATGCCATCCAATCCTGCTCTTGCCCACATTAGCGTCTCGGATCAGAAGCCTCCCAAGCCCAAATCCAAGCCCGTTCGGGTCTTTTTTGCCCTCCACCTCAATAACCAAGGTTATCCCGGC
This genomic stretch from Fusarium oxysporum f. sp. lycopersici 4287 chromosome 2, whole genome shotgun sequence harbors:
- a CDS encoding protein BCP1; its protein translation is MGKKRAREEGKDVPPADVDKMDEDGSDDEDFDMVDVDFEWFNFDPEVDFHGTKTLLRQLFDVDANLFNMSALADLVLSQPTIGSTIKVDGKATDAYAMLTILNTVVHQEKEPMNDIIKYLIEKAQSSSPLAPIANVLSSGKHVGLVFSERLINMPSELAPPLYSMLIDEVEAAVEDKEPYDFTHYLILSKTYQELESKLDVENQKRKKAKEEAGIYYFHMEDEVLQKHAVAHGNFNYTKEDESAADSKRAFQEMGVKAHGHMILIEANKFPGAVKAVNEYLSAAQ
- a CDS encoding chorismate mutase; its protein translation is MDTVINMADAAHALDLARIRFQLIRLEDTITFHLIERVQFALNGTIYVPGAVELPEANLSFLDWYFREQEKLQSLIRRFESPDEYPFFPDALQNPILKPLNYPKILHENNVNVNDKIKKFYTEKFLPAVCPDFGREERGESQENYGSTATCDIACLQALSRRIHFGKFVAESKFRSDEEKYIRLIMAEDREGIAESITNAAVEKKVLERLRLKALTYGKDPSIPDGTEGAAKIDVDAVVSMYKDFVIPLTKEVEVEYLMQRLEPSA
- a CDS encoding chorismate mutase, whose protein sequence is MTIYVPGAVELPEANLSFLDWYFREQEKLQSLIRRFESPDEYPFFPDALQNPILKPLNYPKILHENNVNVNDKIKKFYTEKFLPAVCPDFGREERGESQENYGSTATCDIACLQALSRRIHFGKFVAESKFRSDEEKYIRLIMAEDREGIAESITNAAVEKKVLERLRLKALTYGKDPSIPDGTEGAAKIDVDAVVSMYKDFVIPLTKEVEVEYLMQRLEPSA